A single window of Pseudoduganella plicata DNA harbors:
- a CDS encoding GspE/PulE family protein: MDITLQQIVEASDAAGPAAWLATLARQHGTNADTALGHVAEALAYPVMDAARLAAIEPLFERFDYTAMVGRVLVVAQDADGSLLAVLGQPLRSGLGAWLADRRITQLYLANPEAVLAKLEMHEAAFSAVADAVGEEIVSEAERDASGDLTFSSIQGETSPAVRLINSTVFDALRLEASDIHLESLPQGLLIKFRIDGVLNRIAMVNNPALAEQAIARIKVLAELDIGEKRIPQDGRFRVASKGRDIDIRVSIMPSIHGEDAVLRVLDKKALMDNVQRLTLDSLGYDARTITLLRRLAAEPYGMMLVTGPTGSGKTTTLYAALTEINHGEDKVITIEDPVEYQLPGVLQIPVNEKKGLTFAVGLRSILRHDPDKILVGEIRDPETAQIAVQSALTGHMVFTSVHANNTFDVIGRFMHMGVDPYNFVSSLTGVVAQRLLRQNCPHCSEPVDIDPVLLAESGIHDPHNFAFKAGRGCAQCRNTGYRGRRAIAEVLRLTDEIREMIVARASIRSLKEQARVQGTRFLRDVALDLVREGHTTLQEVNRVTFVA; the protein is encoded by the coding sequence ATGGATATAACCCTGCAACAGATAGTCGAGGCCAGCGATGCCGCCGGCCCCGCGGCCTGGCTGGCAACGCTGGCCCGGCAACACGGCACCAATGCCGACACCGCGCTGGGCCACGTGGCCGAGGCGCTGGCCTATCCGGTGATGGACGCTGCCCGGCTGGCGGCAATCGAGCCGCTGTTCGAGCGTTTCGATTACACGGCGATGGTGGGCCGCGTGCTGGTCGTAGCCCAGGACGCCGACGGCAGCCTGCTGGCCGTGCTGGGGCAGCCGCTGCGCAGCGGCCTGGGCGCCTGGCTGGCCGACCGCCGCATCACGCAGCTCTACCTTGCCAACCCCGAAGCCGTGCTGGCGAAGCTGGAAATGCACGAGGCGGCGTTCAGCGCGGTGGCGGATGCGGTGGGCGAAGAGATCGTCAGCGAAGCCGAGCGCGATGCCAGCGGCGACCTGACATTCAGTTCGATCCAGGGCGAGACCAGTCCCGCCGTGCGCCTGATCAATTCCACCGTGTTCGACGCGCTGCGCCTCGAGGCAAGCGACATCCACCTGGAATCGCTGCCCCAGGGCCTGCTGATCAAGTTCCGCATCGATGGGGTGCTGAACCGGATCGCCATGGTCAACAACCCCGCGCTGGCGGAGCAGGCGATCGCCCGCATCAAGGTCCTAGCGGAACTCGATATCGGCGAGAAACGGATTCCGCAGGACGGCCGCTTCCGGGTGGCGTCGAAAGGCCGGGATATCGACATCCGTGTGTCGATCATGCCCAGCATCCATGGCGAAGACGCCGTGCTGCGGGTGCTGGACAAGAAGGCACTGATGGACAACGTGCAGCGGCTGACGCTCGATTCGCTCGGCTACGATGCGCGCACGATCACGCTGCTGCGCCGCCTGGCGGCCGAACCGTACGGGATGATGCTGGTGACCGGTCCGACCGGCAGCGGCAAGACGACGACGCTGTACGCGGCATTAACGGAAATCAATCACGGCGAGGACAAGGTGATCACGATCGAGGACCCGGTGGAGTACCAGTTGCCCGGCGTGCTGCAGATTCCCGTCAACGAGAAGAAGGGGCTGACGTTTGCCGTCGGCTTGCGCTCGATCCTGCGGCACGATCCGGACAAGATCCTGGTCGGCGAAATCCGCGATCCGGAAACGGCGCAGATCGCGGTGCAGTCGGCACTGACGGGCCATATGGTGTTTACGTCCGTGCACGCCAACAATACCTTTGACGTGATCGGCCGCTTCATGCACATGGGCGTCGACCCGTATAACTTCGTGTCGTCGCTGACCGGCGTCGTGGCGCAGCGCCTGCTGCGCCAGAACTGCCCGCATTGCAGCGAACCGGTGGACATCGATCCCGTACTGCTGGCCGAATCGGGCATCCACGACCCGCACAACTTTGCCTTCAAGGCGGGCCGCGGCTGCGCCCAGTGCCGCAACACGGGCTACCGTGGCCGGCGCGCGATTGCCGAGGTATTGCGTTTGACGGATGAGATCCGCGAGATGATCGTCGCGCGGGCATCGATCCGCAGCCTGAAGGAGCAGGCACGGGTCCAAGGGACGCGCTTCCTGCGCGATGTCGCGCTGGACCTGGTACGCGAAGGCCACACTACATTACAGGAGGTGAACCGTGTTACGTTTGTGGCGTAG
- a CDS encoding prepilin-type N-terminal cleavage/methylation domain-containing protein, whose protein sequence is MTAPRTRRPARGFSLIELLAAAAILGILATVAVPVIETTMRREREHQLRTALRDIREAIDAYKRAADAGKIVVKSDESGYPHSLLDLTAGVPDATASDGRRLYFLRRVPRDPFVTNLAVTAIDSWGKRSYLSPPDAPVAGDDVFDVYSTSAQKGMNGVPYREW, encoded by the coding sequence ATGACGGCGCCAAGGACGCGGCGGCCGGCGCGCGGCTTCAGCCTGATCGAGCTGCTGGCCGCGGCGGCCATTCTCGGCATTCTCGCGACCGTCGCGGTGCCGGTGATCGAAACGACAATGCGCCGCGAGCGCGAGCACCAGCTGCGCACCGCCCTGCGCGACATCCGCGAGGCGATCGACGCCTACAAGCGTGCTGCCGATGCAGGCAAGATCGTCGTCAAGTCCGACGAATCGGGCTATCCCCATTCGCTGCTGGACCTGACGGCGGGCGTGCCCGACGCGACAGCCAGTGACGGCCGCCGCCTGTACTTCCTGCGCCGGGTGCCGCGCGATCCGTTCGTCACGAACCTGGCCGTCACGGCCATCGACAGCTGGGGCAAGCGCAGCTACCTGTCGCCGCCGGACGCCCCGGTGGCGGGGGACGACGTGTTCGACGTCTACTCGACATCGGCGCAAAAAGGCATGAACGGCGTGCCGTACCGGGAGTGGTAA
- a CDS encoding type II secretion system F family protein: MTAALAVEETLVEAATEDEARRLVASNGGRVIGLRAVGSWSGRGPRTAFNLSVFNQQMHSLLEAGQTVVDAVDVLARNDRRPRNRAIYEVLLRELKQGNQLSDAMAALPSVFPALYVAMVRSSETTGTVRASISRYMQYQRQVDEIRGKLAAAATYPAILLSVGFLVIVFLMLYVLPRFSAVYEDAGTMRNGDAGFVRWWGAFVRNNELLAWGGMAALLALAITLVVHPAIRGALYRRILTLPWIGERIQVLQLGRLYRTLSMLLTSGLSVLPAMRMTRASLPAAMHGDLDRAIRSVSEGIPLSVAMSDNGLTTEVAVRLLVAGESSGNLDEMMGRTADFYDQETTIWIDTAGRLIEPVLMLGIGLVVGGIVLMLYSPIFDLANIV; encoded by the coding sequence TTGACAGCGGCACTCGCGGTAGAGGAGACGCTGGTCGAAGCGGCGACCGAAGACGAGGCGCGGCGCCTGGTCGCCAGTAACGGCGGCCGCGTGATCGGCCTGCGCGCGGTCGGCTCGTGGTCGGGACGTGGGCCGCGCACGGCGTTCAACCTGTCGGTCTTCAACCAGCAGATGCATTCGCTGCTGGAGGCCGGGCAGACGGTCGTCGATGCGGTCGACGTCCTTGCCCGCAATGACCGGCGGCCGCGCAACCGGGCCATTTATGAAGTCCTGCTGCGCGAGCTGAAACAGGGCAACCAGCTGTCGGATGCGATGGCGGCGCTGCCCTCCGTCTTCCCGGCGCTGTACGTGGCGATGGTCCGGTCGTCCGAGACGACCGGCACGGTGCGTGCATCGATCAGCCGTTACATGCAATACCAGCGCCAGGTCGACGAGATTCGCGGCAAGCTGGCCGCGGCGGCCACCTATCCCGCCATCCTGCTCAGTGTGGGCTTCCTGGTGATCGTGTTCCTGATGCTGTACGTGCTGCCGCGCTTCTCGGCCGTGTACGAAGATGCCGGCACGATGCGCAATGGCGACGCCGGTTTCGTGCGGTGGTGGGGCGCCTTCGTGCGCAATAACGAACTGCTGGCATGGGGCGGCATGGCCGCCCTGCTGGCCCTGGCCATTACGCTGGTCGTGCATCCGGCCATCCGCGGCGCCCTTTACCGCCGGATCCTCACGCTGCCATGGATCGGCGAACGTATCCAGGTGCTGCAGCTGGGGCGCCTGTACCGCACCCTGAGCATGCTGCTGACCAGTGGCCTGAGCGTGCTGCCGGCCATGCGCATGACGCGTGCTTCGCTGCCTGCGGCAATGCACGGCGATCTCGATCGGGCCATCCGCAGCGTCAGCGAAGGCATACCGCTGTCGGTGGCCATGAGCGATAACGGCTTGACGACGGAAGTGGCCGTGCGCCTGCTGGTGGCGGGCGAATCGTCCGGCAACCTGGATGAAATGATGGGCCGCACCGCGGATTTCTACGACCAGGAAACCACGATCTGGATCGACACTGCCGGCCGCCTGATCGAGCCGGTCCTGATGCTGGGCATCGGTCTCGTGGTGGGCGGCATCGTGCTGATGTTGTATAGCCCGATCTTCGACCTGGCCAATATTGTTTGA
- a CDS encoding type II secretion system protein — protein MVTMRQRGFTLIELLVTMAILGLLVAVAAPRYFGNLDRAKEDVLREDLYIMRDAIDKFYADRTRYPDTLDELVTERYLRKIPVDPFTQSARSWIAMPPADPAMGVVADVRSGAPGKGRDGTWLKDW, from the coding sequence GTGGTAACGATGCGCCAACGCGGCTTCACGCTGATCGAACTGCTGGTGACGATGGCCATCCTCGGCTTGCTGGTCGCCGTGGCGGCGCCACGCTACTTCGGCAATCTGGACCGCGCCAAGGAAGACGTGCTGCGCGAGGACCTGTACATCATGCGCGACGCGATCGACAAGTTTTATGCCGACCGGACCCGGTATCCGGACACGCTCGATGAGCTGGTGACGGAGCGCTATCTGCGCAAGATCCCGGTCGACCCGTTCACCCAGAGCGCGCGCAGTTGGATAGCGATGCCACCGGCCGATCCGGCCATGGGCGTGGTCGCGGACGTGCGCAGCGGCGCCCCCGGCAAGGGGCGGGACGGCACATGGCTGAAGGACTGGTAA
- a CDS encoding cohesin domain-containing protein, translated as MTLKTMKRLGTIAVLAALAGCAAQSHHRSGIAALEQQDYPLAVSELAQASQLKPESIEYRRDWLRARENATNRLLQTATAALARGERNDVQQAYQTVLKYDPDNARARAGLDNVASMARADEEASNARAAMKSGDVARAAELLTSALKRVPAHPEALTLRAELDAAQTQQSVTAPSLGAAYRKPINLEFRDASVKIVFDALARTTGINFIFDRDVKPDQRTTVFLKQTSLDDAIDVILSTSQLEKKVLNASSVLIYPNTPAKLKEYQDLVVRAFYTANIEAKQAATMLKTVLKLKDIYVDDKYNMLVLRETPETISLAEKLIRLQDLEEPEVMLEVEVLEINRTRLLNAGVQWNSQLTVTPLGATSSVPVNGTSTSAMKLSDLRNLNSTQIGITVPSATINLQKTVGDANLLANPRIRVRDREKAKIMIGDKVPVVTTTSTNTFVTENIQYLDVGLKLEVEPDIHVRDEIGLKIGLEVSSLVSSVKTNNGSQAYQIGTRNVNTALRLKDGETQVLAGLISDEDRASGNRIPLLGDFPILGRLFGSQSDSTQKTEVVLSITPRLIRNIARRDPAQEAFWSGTESTLRDRPLQLRTMDAKGASGAPGAGAVPAAAAGTDAVVTPAAGPDAPKFAWTGPASVKAGETVTLKLNMDSPKALRAASLQLGFNPAEFDIVSIDDGGYFNQGGKGAFSKSVDAASGRASVGFNNEGGEAKGEGAVLAVTLRARVAAPEAQVSLIAATPIGASTAISRPALPAWHRIAITP; from the coding sequence ATGACACTGAAAACAATGAAGCGGCTCGGCACGATCGCGGTGCTTGCCGCACTGGCGGGATGTGCCGCGCAGTCGCACCATCGCAGCGGCATCGCCGCGCTGGAGCAGCAGGATTATCCGCTGGCGGTCAGCGAGCTGGCGCAGGCCAGCCAGCTCAAGCCGGAAAGCATCGAATACCGGCGCGACTGGCTGCGTGCACGGGAGAACGCAACCAACCGCCTGCTCCAGACGGCAACGGCGGCGCTGGCGCGCGGTGAGCGCAACGATGTGCAGCAGGCTTACCAGACCGTCCTGAAATACGATCCGGACAACGCCCGTGCCCGCGCCGGACTCGATAACGTCGCCTCGATGGCGCGCGCCGACGAGGAGGCAAGCAACGCACGTGCGGCCATGAAATCCGGGGATGTCGCACGGGCGGCCGAACTGCTGACGAGCGCCCTGAAACGCGTGCCGGCGCATCCGGAAGCGCTGACGCTGCGCGCCGAACTGGATGCCGCGCAGACGCAGCAAAGCGTCACCGCGCCAAGCCTGGGCGCCGCATACCGCAAGCCCATCAACCTGGAGTTCCGCGATGCCAGCGTCAAGATCGTCTTCGACGCGCTGGCGCGCACGACCGGCATCAATTTCATCTTCGACCGCGACGTCAAGCCGGACCAGCGCACGACCGTCTTCCTGAAACAGACCTCGCTGGACGACGCCATCGACGTGATCCTGTCGACCAGCCAGCTGGAAAAGAAGGTGCTCAACGCCAGCAGCGTGCTGATTTATCCGAACACGCCGGCCAAGCTGAAGGAGTACCAGGACCTCGTCGTGCGGGCGTTCTACACGGCCAACATCGAGGCGAAGCAGGCCGCCACGATGCTCAAGACGGTCCTGAAGCTGAAGGATATCTACGTCGACGACAAATACAATATGCTGGTGCTGCGCGAAACGCCCGAGACGATCTCGCTGGCGGAAAAGCTGATCCGCCTGCAGGACCTGGAAGAGCCGGAAGTGATGCTGGAGGTGGAAGTCCTCGAAATCAACCGCACACGTCTGCTCAACGCCGGCGTGCAGTGGAACAGCCAGCTGACGGTGACGCCGCTCGGCGCCACCAGTTCCGTGCCCGTCAACGGCACGTCCACGTCGGCAATGAAGCTGAGCGACCTGCGCAACCTGAACTCCACGCAGATCGGCATCACGGTGCCCAGTGCCACGATCAACCTGCAGAAGACGGTGGGGGACGCCAACCTGCTGGCCAACCCGCGCATTCGCGTGCGCGACCGCGAGAAGGCCAAGATCATGATCGGTGACAAGGTGCCCGTCGTGACGACCACCAGCACCAATACCTTCGTCACCGAGAACATCCAGTACCTGGACGTGGGCCTGAAGCTGGAAGTCGAGCCGGACATCCACGTGCGCGACGAAATCGGCCTGAAGATCGGCCTGGAGGTCAGCTCGCTGGTTTCGTCGGTCAAGACCAACAACGGGTCGCAGGCATACCAGATCGGCACCCGCAACGTGAATACGGCGCTGCGGCTGAAGGACGGGGAGACCCAGGTACTGGCGGGCCTGATCAGCGACGAAGACCGGGCGTCCGGCAACCGCATCCCGCTGCTGGGCGACTTCCCGATCCTGGGCCGCCTGTTCGGCAGCCAGAGCGACTCGACGCAGAAGACGGAAGTGGTGCTGTCGATCACGCCGCGCCTGATCCGCAATATCGCCCGCCGCGATCCCGCCCAGGAGGCATTCTGGTCCGGTACCGAAAGCACGCTGCGCGACCGGCCGCTGCAACTGCGCACGATGGACGCGAAGGGCGCCAGCGGCGCGCCGGGCGCTGGTGCCGTCCCCGCGGCGGCGGCCGGCACGGACGCTGTCGTCACGCCGGCCGCCGGGCCGGACGCGCCGAAATTCGCCTGGACCGGCCCGGCCAGCGTCAAGGCAGGGGAGACGGTCACGCTGAAACTGAACATGGACAGCCCGAAAGCGCTGCGCGCGGCGTCGCTGCAACTGGGCTTCAATCCGGCCGAATTCGATATCGTCTCGATCGACGACGGGGGCTATTTCAACCAGGGCGGCAAAGGGGCATTCAGCAAGTCGGTGGACGCGGCCAGCGGGCGGGCCTCCGTCGGTTTCAACAACGAGGGCGGCGAAGCGAAAGGCGAGGGCGCCGTGCTGGCGGTCACGCTGCGCGCCCGCGTCGCCGCGCCGGAAGCCCAGGTCAGCCTGATCGCCGCCACGCCGATTGGCGCCAGCACCGCCATTTCCCGCCCGGCACTGCCGGCCTGGCACCGGATCGCGATCACGCCATGA
- the gspG gene encoding type II secretion system major pseudopilin GspG yields the protein MNTTIPAVRQRGFTLLELLVVIVIIGLLAAFVAPRYFSQIGRSKTQIARAQIESFEKGLDQFRIDTGHYPAQEAGLVALFVQPPNEPNWQGPYLKKGIPADPWDHAYVYRFPAADPAREYDIVSFGADGKQNGIGEDADVASWN from the coding sequence ATGAACACCACCATCCCGGCCGTGCGCCAGCGCGGCTTTACGCTGCTGGAGCTGCTGGTCGTCATCGTCATCATCGGCCTCCTCGCCGCGTTCGTGGCACCCCGGTATTTCAGCCAGATCGGCCGCTCGAAGACGCAGATCGCCAGGGCGCAGATCGAGTCCTTCGAAAAAGGGCTGGACCAGTTCCGCATCGATACCGGCCACTATCCCGCGCAGGAAGCGGGGCTGGTGGCGCTGTTCGTGCAACCGCCGAATGAACCGAACTGGCAGGGGCCCTATCTGAAGAAGGGCATTCCCGCCGACCCGTGGGACCACGCCTATGTCTACAGGTTTCCCGCCGCCGATCCCGCCCGGGAGTACGACATCGTGTCGTTCGGTGCCGACGGCAAGCAGAATGGCATCGGCGAAGACGCCGATGTCGCCAGCTGGAACTGA
- a CDS encoding nucleotidyltransferase domain-containing protein, with protein sequence MDIGIAAALVRAQLLPRWPDARVAIIGGSTARGETTPTSDIDLLLLFDHVDQAWRDTLKVEGQTVELFGHDAATFDYFCREIDGPSGRMPLAAMVMDGVSILPERPLLRWLRQHAEALHAAGPPALTPETLARRRYAITTLLEDVTDSTAPDETLAIAAALYLELADFALRAAGAWSGGGRHLARRLRATSPALAATLTDAMGTVLTQPAAAKLAFGRAVHEVLAPHGGLLLEGFRLDAPAAWRSAATTAPAVA encoded by the coding sequence ATGGACATCGGCATCGCGGCAGCACTCGTGCGCGCGCAACTGCTGCCACGCTGGCCGGACGCGCGCGTGGCCATCATCGGCGGCTCGACCGCACGCGGCGAGACGACGCCCACTTCCGACATCGACCTGCTGCTGCTGTTCGACCACGTCGACCAGGCCTGGCGCGACACGCTCAAGGTGGAGGGCCAGACAGTCGAACTGTTCGGCCACGACGCCGCCACCTTCGACTACTTCTGCCGCGAGATCGATGGGCCAAGCGGGCGCATGCCGCTGGCGGCGATGGTCATGGATGGCGTCAGCATCCTGCCGGAACGCCCTCTGCTGCGCTGGCTGCGCCAGCATGCCGAGGCGCTGCACGCGGCCGGCCCGCCGGCGCTGACGCCAGAGACGCTGGCGCGCCGGCGTTACGCCATCACGACCCTGCTGGAGGACGTGACGGACAGCACGGCGCCGGACGAAACGCTGGCCATCGCCGCCGCCCTGTACCTGGAACTGGCCGACTTCGCGCTGCGCGCCGCCGGTGCCTGGTCGGGCGGTGGACGGCATCTGGCGCGACGGCTGCGTGCCACCTCACCCGCACTGGCAGCGACGCTGACGGACGCGATGGGGACGGTGCTGACGCAACCGGCAGCCGCAAAGCTCGCGTTCGGCCGCGCCGTGCACGAGGTGCTGGCGCCGCATGGCGGGTTGCTGCTGGAGGGATTTAGGCTGGATGCGCCGGCCGCATGGCGCAGCGCCGCGACGACTGCGCCGGCGGTCGCCTGA
- a CDS encoding GspMb/PilO family protein, translating into MLASSLGLAVMLGVAWRVESERHQVRDDIAALRHARTQRPAPMSADSGAAADIPVLPDFDSAAVVHTFTSVVTQAGLPLDEVNYALEDTREQPYLRYRISLSVKSGYPQLRKAVAALASEMPNVALDAVRCGRENPAMTALACELTFSGFFRKPHG; encoded by the coding sequence GTGCTGGCCTCCTCTCTGGGACTGGCGGTCATGCTGGGCGTTGCATGGCGCGTGGAGAGCGAACGTCACCAGGTGCGCGACGATATCGCCGCATTGCGCCATGCCCGCACCCAACGGCCGGCGCCCATGTCCGCCGACAGTGGCGCGGCTGCCGATATTCCTGTGCTGCCGGACTTCGACAGCGCGGCGGTCGTGCACACGTTTACTTCCGTCGTCACGCAGGCCGGGTTGCCGCTCGACGAAGTCAACTACGCGCTCGAGGATACGCGCGAACAGCCTTATCTGCGCTACCGCATCAGCCTGTCCGTCAAGAGTGGCTATCCGCAGCTGCGCAAGGCCGTGGCCGCGCTGGCCAGCGAGATGCCGAATGTGGCGCTGGACGCGGTCCGCTGCGGCCGCGAGAACCCCGCCATGACGGCGCTGGCGTGCGAGCTGACGTTCTCCGGCTTCTTCAGGAAACCGCATGGTTGA
- a CDS encoding DUF2283 domain-containing protein: MAKMMLKISEDDEDVAYLTLPNHSGQRTAGAVQKQAKLHDLIKYNGPDIHFGL, encoded by the coding sequence ATGGCGAAAATGATGTTGAAGATCAGCGAAGACGATGAAGATGTTGCGTATCTAACGCTGCCGAACCATTCAGGCCAGCGCACAGCAGGAGCGGTGCAGAAACAGGCGAAATTGCATGATCTCATTAAATACAATGGTCCTGATATTCATTTTGGACTTTGA
- a CDS encoding type II secretion system protein, which translates to MAEGLVMRRQQGFSYVVVMFLIGVLSIVSVRALENTLNTERRDLEAELLWRGQAYREAIRRYYVGGPGTATSYPHELKDLLHDQRLVRPSRPLRKLYRDPLTPQGEWGLVHDESGALIGVYSRSQVKPLKRAGFPKELAGFDNAQHYSDWKFVYRPNPESKP; encoded by the coding sequence ATGGCTGAAGGACTGGTAATGCGGCGCCAGCAAGGGTTCAGCTATGTAGTCGTGATGTTCCTGATCGGCGTGCTGTCGATCGTTTCGGTGCGTGCGCTGGAAAACACGCTGAACACCGAACGGCGCGATCTCGAGGCGGAACTGCTGTGGCGCGGCCAGGCCTACCGCGAGGCGATCCGCCGGTACTATGTTGGCGGGCCCGGCACCGCGACCAGCTATCCGCACGAACTGAAGGATTTATTGCATGACCAGCGCCTGGTGCGGCCCAGCCGGCCGTTGCGCAAGCTGTATCGCGACCCCCTGACCCCGCAGGGCGAGTGGGGGCTGGTGCATGACGAAAGCGGCGCCCTGATCGGCGTGTATTCGCGCTCGCAGGTCAAGCCGCTGAAACGCGCCGGATTTCCGAAGGAGCTTGCCGGGTTCGACAACGCACAGCACTACAGCGACTGGAAATTCGTGTACCGTCCCAACCCGGAAAGCAAGCCATGA